In Bacillus sp. KH172YL63, one genomic interval encodes:
- a CDS encoding threonine/serine exporter family protein yields MEAKMIRRYDIMEVSLLAGKIMLQSGAETYRVEDTMMRIAASYGISESHSYVTPTGIIFSIETSEPTKTKLIRINERSTDLEKVTLVNSISRQISLGHLTIEEAYNALEKLDESDLSYSLLLQVAAASIASGCFLIMFQGIWKDFIPALITGGIGFTSLIYFHRFVPIKFFAEFLASFIIGMLSFGFVQLGYGQELDKIIIGSVMPLVPGLLITNAVRDLMAGHLVSGLSKGAEAFLTAFAIGTGIAVVFTLT; encoded by the coding sequence ATGGAAGCAAAAATGATAAGAAGATATGACATTATGGAGGTCAGCCTCCTCGCAGGGAAGATCATGCTGCAAAGCGGGGCCGAGACTTACCGGGTGGAAGATACGATGATGCGGATCGCCGCTTCCTATGGTATCTCCGAATCCCATAGCTACGTGACCCCGACCGGGATCATCTTCTCGATTGAAACGTCTGAACCGACAAAAACGAAGCTGATTCGAATCAACGAGCGTTCAACGGACCTTGAAAAGGTGACCCTCGTCAACAGCATCTCCCGGCAGATCAGCCTGGGCCACCTTACGATTGAAGAAGCGTACAACGCCCTTGAAAAGTTGGATGAATCCGACCTGTCTTATTCACTCCTGCTTCAAGTCGCGGCAGCATCGATCGCCAGCGGCTGCTTCCTCATCATGTTCCAGGGGATCTGGAAGGATTTCATCCCGGCGTTGATCACTGGGGGCATCGGATTTACAAGCCTGATCTATTTCCACCGCTTCGTACCGATCAAGTTCTTTGCAGAATTCCTGGCGTCCTTCATCATCGGGATGCTTTCCTTCGGTTTCGTACAGCTCGGATATGGACAGGAATTGGATAAGATCATCATCGGATCCGTCATGCCGCTTGTACCCGGACTGTTAATCACGAACGCGGTCAGGGACCTCATGGCCGGACATCTCGTCTCCGGTTTATCAAAAGGGGCAGAAGCCTTCCTGACCGCCTTTGCGATCGGCACGGGCATCGCGGTCGTATTCACGCTCACGTAG
- a CDS encoding threonine/serine exporter family protein produces MLIIEQLITSFISAAAFGIIFNAPKQSLFKCGIVGMLGWIIYIIMILNEADTVLATLLASFVVAVVSQVFAKMYKTPVIIFSVAGIIPLVPGGLAYDAMRNFVQNDYNAAINLAAKAFMISGSIAIGLIFSEVINQLIRNAKLNASARRMR; encoded by the coding sequence ATGCTCATCATCGAACAATTAATCACAAGCTTCATTTCCGCAGCGGCATTCGGCATCATCTTCAATGCCCCGAAACAATCCCTTTTCAAATGCGGAATTGTCGGGATGCTTGGGTGGATCATCTATATCATCATGATCCTGAACGAAGCAGACACCGTGCTTGCCACGCTGCTTGCCTCCTTTGTCGTCGCCGTGGTCAGCCAGGTGTTTGCAAAGATGTACAAAACCCCGGTCATCATCTTCTCTGTTGCCGGGATCATCCCCCTCGTTCCGGGAGGGCTTGCTTATGATGCAATGCGAAACTTTGTTCAGAACGACTACAACGCTGCCATCAACCTGGCGGCCAAAGCCTTCATGATCTCAGGCTCCATCGCCATCGGACTCATCTTCTCCGAAGTCATCAACCAGCTCATCCGAAACGCCAAACTGAACGCCAGCGCCCGGCGAATGAGATAG
- the thiT gene encoding energy-coupled thiamine transporter ThiT: MKNLRLVVLLEASLMAAFAVILDLLPSIKLSPSISISIAMVPIFLLSYRRGMTAGILAGFVWGILQIALGDAWIATPVQMVIEYFIAFAFIGFAGLLSGRIQSALGENRKSKAILWVILATFLGSLARYFWHFIAGFIFFAEYAPEDMSPVLFSFVVNGITMLGSAILCALTLVIITNIAPRLIKVRTARQEMTRKAS, translated from the coding sequence ATGAAAAATTTACGTCTTGTCGTACTGCTGGAAGCTTCATTGATGGCGGCTTTCGCTGTGATCCTTGATCTGCTTCCTTCTATTAAACTGTCACCGAGCATCTCTATTTCAATCGCGATGGTGCCGATCTTTCTACTATCCTATCGAAGAGGCATGACAGCCGGTATCCTGGCAGGATTTGTTTGGGGGATCCTGCAGATTGCCCTCGGAGACGCCTGGATTGCGACACCTGTCCAAATGGTGATCGAGTATTTCATCGCCTTCGCTTTCATCGGATTTGCCGGGCTCCTTTCCGGTAGAATTCAATCGGCATTAGGAGAGAACAGAAAATCCAAAGCGATTCTGTGGGTGATCCTTGCTACGTTTTTAGGCAGCCTGGCGAGGTATTTCTGGCATTTCATCGCAGGCTTTATCTTTTTTGCCGAATATGCACCGGAAGATATGTCTCCGGTACTTTTCTCATTCGTCGTAAACGGCATCACGATGCTCGGCTCGGCGATCCTTTGTGCACTGACACTGGTGATCATCACCAATATCGCACCGAGACTGATCAAAGTGCGTACAGCACGTCAGGAAATGACCCGCAAAGCTTCTTAA